A portion of the Candidatus Poribacteria bacterium genome contains these proteins:
- a CDS encoding competence/damage-inducible protein A codes for MAIELFSIGTELVLGQIQDTNAHWIAQQILQIGGELRRVTMLRDNADEMYEALDSAVERETSLILTTGGLGPTPDDMTVKVVASLIGTKIVVSEETIAEFRKRREMSENDALSEALTKMATVPESATVLQNPAGWAPCVSVEHKESTLMMMPGPPREMKAVFETHIQPLIAERYRAEITTTRVYVSMFEAEVSPLMQKVMERHPDVYLKAYVSLRKADGSTMPVDLVSTSTDKADAETQLQFAADYFQKLVVEAGKRFSFEDE; via the coding sequence GTGGCAATTGAACTGTTTTCGATCGGGACAGAGTTAGTCCTTGGGCAGATTCAGGATACCAACGCCCACTGGATTGCACAGCAAATTCTTCAGATCGGTGGTGAATTACGACGCGTCACGATGCTACGCGATAACGCCGATGAGATGTACGAGGCACTCGATTCGGCAGTAGAACGGGAAACATCGCTTATTCTCACAACAGGCGGTCTCGGACCGACCCCCGACGATATGACGGTCAAGGTGGTTGCTTCCCTTATCGGCACAAAAATTGTGGTGAGCGAAGAGACCATCGCCGAATTTCGGAAACGCCGCGAGATGTCCGAGAACGATGCACTCAGCGAGGCACTCACAAAAATGGCGACTGTACCGGAAAGTGCTACCGTTTTGCAGAATCCAGCAGGATGGGCACCCTGCGTCAGCGTTGAACATAAGGAATCGACGCTCATGATGATGCCCGGTCCACCGCGCGAGATGAAAGCGGTTTTTGAAACTCACATTCAACCCTTGATTGCTGAACGCTACCGTGCAGAGATTACCACAACGCGTGTCTATGTAAGTATGTTTGAAGCCGAAGTTTCACCACTGATGCAGAAGGTGATGGAACGCCACCCGGATGTCTATCTAAAGGCGTATGTCTCTCTCCGTAAAGCGGACGGAAGCACAATGCCGGTTGACCTCGTTTCAACAAGTACCGACAAAGCAGATGCCGAAACGCAACTGCAATTTGCCGCGGACTATTTTCAAAAACTTGTTGTTGAAGCTGGGAAACGTTTTAGTTTTGAAGATGAATAA